The proteins below come from a single Oerskovia jenensis genomic window:
- the gcvH gene encoding glycine cleavage system protein GcvH, with protein MADFPADLQYTAEHEWLDTSTPAVVGITSTAAEALGDIVYLELPEVGATVTAGAVIGEVESTKSVSELYSPVSGTVAEVNQAAIDDPSLVNAEPFAGGWLIKVDVTETGPVLTADEYSALVGG; from the coding sequence ATGGCAGACTTCCCCGCCGACCTGCAGTACACCGCCGAGCACGAGTGGCTCGACACCTCGACGCCCGCCGTCGTCGGCATCACGAGCACGGCCGCCGAGGCGCTCGGTGACATCGTCTACCTCGAGCTGCCCGAGGTCGGCGCCACCGTCACGGCCGGCGCGGTGATCGGCGAGGTCGAGTCGACCAAGTCGGTCTCCGAGCTGTACTCGCCCGTCAGCGGGACGGTGGCCGAGGTCAACCAGGCCGCGATCGACGACCCGTCGCTCGTCAACGCCGAGCCCTTCGCGGGGGGATGGCTCATCAAGGTCGACGTGACCGAGACGGGTCCCGTCCTCACGGCGGACGAGTACAGCGCGCTCGTGGGCGGCTGA
- the gcvP gene encoding aminomethyl-transferring glycine dehydrogenase — MTQQPSDAFDRAHFPFRHLGPRPVSEDAAGAPSGEVATMLAELGYDSLDALIDAAVPDSIRTDRPLDLPAARTESEVLADLRAIAAKNVVKTQMIGLGYYGTITPPVIRRNVLESPAWYTAYTPYQPEISQGRLEALLNFQTVVLDLTGLEVANASLLDEATAVAEAVALMWRAAKGGAGVVALDSELFPQTIAVTRARAESVGLPVVVVDLSEGVTAGLVAAGVADQKLIGMVLQQSGTSGVVRDLRPLVAETKEQGALVTIAADLLALTLLVSPGELGADVAVGSAQRFGVPLFYGGPHAAFMAVRKGLERSLPGRLVGVSVDADGDQAYRLALQTREQHIRREKATSNICTAQALLAIVASMYAVHHGPAGLKEIAERVHSRAVALANGLRAAGFELQHDVFFDTVAVVVPGRAAALVAAAAAAGINVYNPDSDHVQIACDEATTPDDVLTLVEVFAGGQDLGFVGGGSVLTPDLLRTTGYLTHPVFHRHRSETAMLRYLRSLSDKDLALDRTMIPLGSCTMKLNATAEMEAISWPGFADLHPFVPADQALGYAELIDGLQSQLTEITGYAGVSVQPNAGSQGEFAGLLAIRDYHRSRGEEGRDVCLIPASAHGTNAASAALAGMRVVVVATSERGEVELDDLRAKLDQHGPQVAAIMITYPSTHGVYEEHVREVCDLVHAVGGQVYIDGANLNALVGLARPGEFGGDVSHLNLHKTFCIPHGGGGPGVGPVAVAEHLVPFLPGNPLTGEGAAPVSAAPFGSAGILPISYAYVALMGPDGLEAATKTAVLAANYLASRLTEHFPVLYTGEAGLVAHECILDLRPITARTGVTAEDVAKRLMDYGFHAPTLSFPVAGTLMVEPTESEDLAELDRFVAAMVAIKAEIDEVAAGTWGIEESPLRGAPHTAAAVVSDAWDKPYSREVAVYPLATLRSGKYWPPVRRIDGARGDRNLVCSCPPIESYS; from the coding sequence GTGACACAGCAGCCCAGCGACGCGTTCGACCGCGCGCACTTCCCGTTCCGCCACCTGGGGCCACGCCCGGTCTCCGAGGACGCGGCCGGCGCGCCCTCGGGCGAGGTCGCGACCATGCTCGCCGAGCTCGGGTACGACTCGCTCGACGCGCTGATCGACGCCGCGGTCCCGGACTCGATCCGCACCGACCGACCCCTCGACCTGCCCGCGGCCCGCACCGAGTCCGAGGTCCTCGCGGACCTGCGTGCCATCGCGGCCAAGAACGTCGTCAAGACCCAGATGATCGGCCTGGGGTACTACGGGACCATCACTCCCCCGGTCATCCGCCGGAACGTGCTCGAGTCCCCCGCCTGGTACACGGCCTACACGCCCTACCAGCCCGAGATCTCGCAGGGCCGCCTCGAGGCCCTGCTCAACTTCCAGACCGTGGTCCTGGACCTGACCGGGCTCGAGGTCGCCAACGCGTCGCTGCTCGACGAGGCGACCGCCGTCGCGGAGGCCGTCGCTCTCATGTGGCGCGCGGCCAAGGGCGGGGCGGGCGTCGTCGCCCTGGACTCGGAGCTGTTCCCGCAGACGATCGCGGTGACCCGGGCACGGGCCGAGTCGGTGGGCCTGCCGGTGGTCGTCGTCGACCTGTCCGAGGGCGTGACGGCGGGCCTCGTGGCCGCCGGCGTGGCGGACCAGAAGCTCATCGGCATGGTGCTGCAGCAGAGCGGCACCTCGGGCGTGGTCCGGGACCTGCGCCCCCTCGTCGCCGAGACCAAGGAGCAGGGCGCCCTGGTGACGATCGCGGCCGACCTCCTGGCCCTCACGCTGCTCGTCTCCCCCGGCGAGCTCGGCGCGGACGTCGCGGTGGGCTCCGCCCAGCGCTTCGGGGTCCCGCTGTTCTACGGCGGCCCGCACGCCGCGTTCATGGCGGTCCGCAAGGGCCTGGAGCGCTCTCTCCCGGGCCGCCTGGTCGGGGTGTCGGTCGACGCCGACGGCGACCAGGCCTATCGCCTGGCCCTGCAGACGCGCGAGCAGCACATCCGGCGCGAGAAGGCGACGAGCAACATCTGCACGGCGCAGGCGCTGCTCGCGATCGTCGCGTCGATGTACGCGGTCCACCACGGGCCCGCGGGGCTCAAGGAGATCGCGGAGCGCGTGCACTCGCGGGCCGTGGCGCTCGCCAACGGACTGCGGGCTGCGGGCTTCGAGCTCCAGCACGACGTCTTCTTCGACACCGTGGCGGTGGTCGTGCCGGGCCGTGCGGCGGCGCTCGTCGCGGCGGCCGCGGCGGCCGGGATCAATGTGTACAACCCGGATTCGGATCATGTACAGATTGCGTGCGACGAGGCCACGACGCCCGACGACGTGCTCACGCTCGTCGAGGTCTTCGCGGGCGGACAGGACCTCGGGTTCGTCGGCGGCGGCAGCGTGCTGACCCCGGACCTGCTGCGCACGACCGGGTACCTGACCCACCCGGTGTTCCACCGGCACCGCTCCGAGACCGCGATGCTGCGCTACCTGCGCTCGCTCTCCGACAAGGACCTGGCGCTCGACCGGACCATGATCCCGCTGGGCTCGTGCACCATGAAGCTCAACGCGACCGCCGAGATGGAAGCCATCTCCTGGCCCGGTTTCGCGGACCTGCACCCGTTCGTGCCCGCTGACCAGGCCCTGGGCTACGCCGAGCTGATCGACGGTCTGCAGAGCCAGCTCACCGAGATCACGGGCTACGCGGGTGTCTCGGTGCAGCCCAACGCGGGCTCGCAGGGAGAGTTCGCGGGCCTGCTCGCGATCCGCGACTACCACCGCTCGCGCGGCGAGGAGGGGCGCGACGTGTGCCTCATCCCCGCGTCGGCGCACGGCACCAACGCGGCCTCGGCCGCGCTCGCCGGCATGCGCGTCGTCGTCGTGGCGACGTCCGAGAGGGGCGAGGTCGAGCTCGACGACCTGCGCGCCAAGCTCGATCAGCACGGCCCCCAGGTCGCGGCGATCATGATCACCTACCCCTCGACGCACGGCGTCTACGAGGAGCACGTGCGCGAGGTCTGCGATCTTGTACATGCTGTGGGTGGTCAGGTGTACATCGACGGAGCGAACCTCAACGCGCTCGTCGGCCTGGCCCGCCCGGGCGAGTTCGGGGGCGACGTCTCGCACCTGAACCTGCACAAGACCTTCTGCATCCCGCACGGCGGCGGCGGCCCCGGCGTCGGACCCGTCGCGGTGGCCGAGCACCTGGTGCCGTTCCTTCCCGGCAACCCGCTCACGGGGGAGGGGGCCGCGCCCGTCTCGGCCGCCCCCTTCGGCTCGGCCGGCATCCTGCCGATCTCCTACGCGTACGTCGCCCTCATGGGGCCCGACGGCCTGGAGGCCGCGACCAAGACCGCCGTGCTCGCCGCGAACTACCTGGCCAGCCGCCTGACCGAGCACTTCCCCGTGCTCTACACGGGCGAGGCGGGCCTGGTCGCGCACGAGTGCATCCTCGACCTGCGCCCGATCACCGCGCGGACCGGCGTCACGGCCGAGGACGTGGCCAAGCGACTCATGGACTACGGGTTCCACGCGCCCACGCTGTCCTTCCCGGTCGCGGGCACGCTCATGGTCGAGCCGACCGAGAGCGAGGACCTCGCCGAGCTCGACCGGTTCGTCGCGGCGATGGTCGCGATCAAGGCCGAGATCGACGAGGTCGCGGCCGGCACCTGGGGCATCGAGGAGTCGCCGCTGCGCGGGGCCCCGCACACGGCCGCCGCTGTCGTCTCGGACGCCTGGGACAAGCCGTACTCGCGCGAGGTCGCGGTCTACCCGCTCGCTACGCTGCGGTCGGGCAAGTACTGGCCGCCCGTGCGTCGTATCGACGGGGCCCGTGGCGACCGGAACCTCGTGTGCTCCTGCCCGCCGATCGAGTCGTACTCCTGA
- the gcvT gene encoding glycine cleavage system aminomethyltransferase GcvT → MTESAQDTTPVADRLSPLHDEHVALGASLTSFGGWQMPLRYTSDLAEHRAVREAAGLFDLSHMGEIEVAGPQAAAALDHALVGNLTAVAVGRARYTMICAEDGSVLDDLVVYRLGEERFLVVANAGNAPLVTDELVRRCEGFDATVTDQAANTALVAVQGPRAEEIVGSLVAPEDVQVVESLKYYASVELRVAGIDALVARTGYTGEDGFELFVPAGQARELWQKVLAAGEPLGLVPAGLSARDSLRLEAGMPLYGHELDTTTTPFEAGLGRVVKLDKVDGEGNPLDFVGRAALASRKGAQPARVLVGLRGLGKRPARAGYPVVIPGKDPDVRIGFVTSGAPSPTLGYPVAMAYVTPEFSAEGTELAVDVRGREEPVVIVPMPFYRRPQTS, encoded by the coding sequence ATGACGGAGTCCGCGCAGGACACCACCCCGGTCGCTGACCGCCTCAGCCCGCTCCACGACGAGCACGTCGCCCTGGGAGCCTCGCTCACGAGCTTCGGCGGCTGGCAGATGCCGTTGCGCTACACGAGCGACCTGGCCGAGCACCGCGCGGTGCGTGAGGCCGCCGGCCTGTTCGACCTCTCGCACATGGGCGAGATCGAGGTCGCCGGTCCGCAGGCTGCCGCCGCCCTGGACCACGCGCTCGTCGGCAACCTCACCGCGGTGGCCGTGGGACGTGCGCGCTACACCATGATCTGCGCCGAGGACGGCTCGGTCCTCGACGACCTGGTCGTCTACCGCCTGGGCGAGGAGCGGTTCCTCGTCGTCGCGAACGCAGGGAACGCGCCGCTCGTGACCGACGAGCTCGTCCGCCGGTGCGAGGGCTTCGACGCGACCGTCACGGACCAGGCCGCGAACACCGCGCTGGTCGCGGTCCAGGGCCCGCGCGCCGAGGAGATCGTCGGCTCGCTCGTCGCTCCCGAAGATGTACAAGTTGTCGAGTCTCTGAAGTACTACGCGTCCGTCGAGCTCCGGGTCGCCGGGATCGACGCCCTCGTCGCGCGCACGGGATACACCGGGGAGGACGGGTTCGAGCTGTTCGTCCCCGCCGGGCAGGCTCGTGAGCTGTGGCAGAAGGTGCTGGCCGCGGGGGAGCCCCTCGGCCTGGTCCCCGCAGGGCTCTCGGCCCGCGACTCGTTGCGCCTCGAGGCGGGCATGCCGCTCTACGGCCACGAGCTCGACACGACCACCACCCCCTTCGAGGCGGGCCTGGGCCGGGTCGTGAAGCTCGACAAGGTCGACGGCGAGGGCAACCCGCTCGACTTCGTGGGCCGTGCGGCCCTGGCGTCCCGCAAGGGGGCTCAGCCCGCGCGCGTCCTCGTGGGCCTGCGCGGCCTGGGCAAGCGGCCGGCGCGCGCGGGCTACCCCGTCGTGATCCCGGGCAAGGACCCCGACGTGCGGATCGGCTTCGTGACCTCGGGCGCCCCCTCGCCGACCCTCGGCTACCCCGTCGCGATGGCCTACGTGACCCCCGAGTTCAGCGCCGAGGGCACCGAGCTCGCGGTCGACGTCCGGGGCCGTGAGGAGCCGGTGGTGATCGTGCCCATGCCGTTCTACCGTCGTCCTCAGACGTCCTGA
- a CDS encoding AAA family ATPase produces the protein MHITLGPLDDVVAHLGHSPRRVVVAGVSGSGKTTLAQRLATRLDLPHTEIDALFHGPGWTPRATFLDDVRGVVGQERFVVEWQYRAARQLLLDEADLVVWLDLPVATTMRQVVMRTVRRARRREVLWNGNVEPPLRTVLRDRGHVIRWAWSTRNSLRDLPATVARQDTPPALVRLRSRRQVETWVRRLPAPPSR, from the coding sequence GTGCACATCACCCTCGGCCCCCTGGACGACGTCGTCGCTCACCTCGGGCACAGTCCTCGCCGCGTCGTCGTGGCCGGGGTCTCGGGGTCGGGGAAGACGACCCTCGCGCAGCGCCTCGCCACGCGCCTGGACCTGCCGCACACCGAGATCGACGCGCTCTTCCACGGCCCCGGCTGGACGCCTCGGGCGACGTTCCTCGACGACGTGCGCGGCGTCGTCGGGCAGGAGCGCTTCGTCGTCGAGTGGCAGTACCGCGCGGCGCGACAGCTCCTCCTGGACGAGGCCGACCTCGTCGTGTGGCTCGACCTGCCCGTGGCGACGACGATGCGGCAGGTCGTGATGCGGACGGTGCGGCGCGCGCGGCGACGCGAGGTGCTGTGGAACGGCAACGTCGAACCGCCGCTCCGGACGGTGCTCCGGGACCGGGGCCACGTCATCCGCTGGGCCTGGTCCACGCGGAACTCGTTGCGCGACCTCCCGGCCACGGTCGCACGTCAGGACACGCCTCCGGCTCTCGTGCGCCTGCGCAGCAGACGTCAGGTCGAGACCTGGGTCAGACGGCTTCCCGCGCCACCCAGCCGCTGA
- a CDS encoding LuxR C-terminal-related transcriptional regulator: MSIIELARTESPAVQLAAPLTRREQVVLSNLSEDITLEQIATKLFVTRNTVKSQVRSLYRKLGVSTRAEAVQWAKDAGIR, from the coding sequence ATGAGCATCATCGAACTGGCCCGGACAGAGTCGCCGGCCGTCCAGCTCGCAGCACCACTCACCCGCCGTGAGCAGGTCGTGCTGTCGAACCTCTCCGAGGACATCACCCTGGAGCAGATCGCTACCAAGCTGTTCGTCACCCGCAACACCGTGAAGTCGCAGGTACGCAGCCTCTACCGCAAGCTCGGTGTCTCGACGCGCGCCGAGGCCGTCCAGTGGGCCAAGGACGCAGGCATCCGCTGA
- a CDS encoding lactate/malate family dehydrogenase, producing MDVAVLGATGDVGRQVVTQLVERRVLPTTSRLQLVGRPGGASGRAVHGLRADLVDAYDEHAPLIDVAHSPDDVVADVVVVAAGATTPARSGASLDRTGLAVANREVFAEYADAIARYGSGHEVVIVVSNPVEVGVAVMARALGARRVVGMGAWLDTLRFRREIAVELGVRRHRVGGFVGGQHGEDAVPLWSTVRLSGHDVAERDRAVRLLRRGRTLDAFPDEIAAAKAELVEVAATDVGAAYRLIDTWPADLRVVARPWMTHQSGAKTATATASATVDLVEVVLDGREIVVAGQVALDGEVALAGEPQRGVLGVPLVLGPEGWTRVLLDALPDDETHRLRGAAAAVGSALRAAGGPGARGGAGAGTGGVAATAGAGGTGAGPDRRGQPGTGDGPGRDGGVGRPETPEPSWVAQVEGLHRAGTLTGLTGVFSTRGVSFERLATEEVEGDGDAGTIHVSFRASERRARALERAVGRLATVRSVVVHGAPHETPAPPPDRAR from the coding sequence ATGGACGTAGCGGTGCTCGGAGCGACCGGCGACGTCGGGCGGCAGGTCGTCACGCAGCTCGTCGAGCGGCGCGTCCTGCCCACGACCTCCCGGCTGCAGCTCGTCGGCCGACCCGGTGGTGCGTCGGGGCGCGCGGTCCACGGGCTGCGCGCGGACCTCGTCGACGCCTACGACGAGCACGCCCCGCTCATCGACGTGGCCCACTCCCCCGACGACGTCGTGGCCGACGTCGTCGTGGTCGCGGCCGGCGCGACGACGCCCGCCCGCTCGGGCGCCTCGCTCGACCGGACCGGGCTCGCGGTCGCCAACCGCGAGGTCTTCGCCGAGTACGCCGACGCGATCGCGCGGTACGGCTCGGGGCACGAGGTCGTGATCGTGGTGTCCAACCCCGTCGAGGTCGGCGTCGCCGTGATGGCCCGGGCGCTGGGCGCGCGACGCGTCGTCGGCATGGGGGCCTGGCTCGACACGCTGCGCTTCCGGCGCGAGATCGCCGTCGAGCTGGGCGTGCGACGGCACCGCGTGGGCGGCTTCGTCGGGGGCCAGCACGGCGAGGACGCCGTGCCGCTGTGGTCGACCGTCCGCCTCAGCGGGCACGACGTCGCCGAGCGCGACCGTGCCGTGCGGCTCCTGCGCCGGGGACGTACGCTCGACGCGTTCCCCGACGAGATCGCCGCGGCCAAGGCAGAGCTCGTCGAGGTCGCGGCCACCGACGTCGGCGCCGCGTACCGCCTGATCGACACCTGGCCCGCCGACCTGCGCGTCGTCGCGCGCCCCTGGATGACGCACCAGAGCGGCGCCAAGACCGCGACCGCCACGGCGTCCGCGACGGTCGACCTCGTCGAGGTCGTGCTCGACGGCCGGGAGATCGTCGTGGCCGGGCAGGTCGCGCTCGACGGCGAGGTGGCGCTCGCGGGCGAGCCGCAGCGCGGCGTCCTGGGCGTCCCGCTCGTGCTGGGCCCCGAGGGATGGACGCGCGTCCTCCTGGACGCCCTGCCCGACGACGAGACGCACCGCCTGCGCGGAGCGGCGGCAGCCGTGGGGTCGGCCCTGCGGGCGGCCGGCGGTCCGGGTGCGCGGGGTGGCGCGGGTGCCGGGACCGGCGGCGTGGCCGCGACCGCTGGTGCCGGCGGGACCGGTGCCGGGCCGGACCGCCGCGGACAGCCCGGCACGGGTGACGGTCCGGGCCGGGACGGCGGGGTCGGCCGACCCGAGACGCCCGAGCCCTCGTGGGTGGCGCAGGTCGAGGGGCTCCACCGCGCGGGCACCCTGACCGGCCTCACGGGCGTGTTCTCGACGCGCGGCGTGAGCTTCGAGCGTCTCGCGACCGAGGAGGTCGAGGGCGACGGCGACGCGGGCACGATCCACGTGAGCTTCCGGGCCAGCGAGCGTCGAGCCCGGGCGCTCGAACGCGCGGTGGGTCGACTCGCGACGGTGCGCTCCGTCGTCGTGCACGGCGCTCCCCACGAGACGCCTGCGCCGCCGCCGGACCGCGCGCGCTAG
- a CDS encoding MSCRAMM family protein has translation MRVPHARRVPRAPQGSRLLSTPTTRLLGLVLALALALLVGAGAAGPATAATTAGWAAWDPLAGTGGTFTTTMRLPAGGFPAATVTSDSRAGQVGVQSGASSWLSATTPVGSRYGSSQGQPYLNLRPRADTPTTPSTTTYTFERPTPASGWTFVLGDIDADQVTVVARGGGGRLLTGAELGYQGGFNYCAVTPSPACTGTDVPTWDPATGVLRGNATATDTSGATGWFEPTVPVTSLTFLFQQRSGLPVFQTWFASLARDVTGTVALQGAGPVGGARLTLLSPDGVRLATTTSGTDGTYSFAGYTAADGYTVEVAPPPAPTGQAGYVVVGPGALPADLAATDASGVDFTVRPIVPVPVGGTVLTDDGTPVPGATITITGASGPITAVTDSNGTYLVDQVAVGQHTVTVTPPPGYTVDEPSRSFEVLPGDEALRTVSFVASALPSVSGTVTAGGQGVAGTLVTFTGPGGATGSTLTAADGTYRFDLLPAGPYTVTVDPPPGFTVDGPGSRAVTLGAADVTGIDFTLARPGAIGGTVTADDGAPVPGATVLVSGPGGDVPLTTGPDGTYFVDGLGPGGYTIALAVPEGFTSPAPAERTVTLTSAGESRLDQDFAVEVALPVDPPPPVSPGTSPGSASGVPAPGATVSTPGPTAPARLASSGADPTAPLAVAAALTTAGLALVGGRALRRRA, from the coding sequence GTGCGCGTACCTCACGCTCGCCGGGTCCCCCGGGCGCCCCAGGGCTCCCGGCTGCTGTCGACGCCGACCACCCGGCTTCTCGGGCTCGTCCTGGCCCTCGCCCTCGCCCTGCTGGTCGGGGCCGGTGCCGCAGGGCCTGCGACAGCGGCGACCACGGCCGGCTGGGCGGCCTGGGACCCGCTCGCCGGCACGGGCGGCACCTTCACGACCACGATGCGGCTGCCCGCGGGGGGCTTCCCGGCCGCGACCGTGACGTCGGACTCGCGGGCCGGGCAGGTGGGCGTCCAGTCGGGGGCCAGCTCGTGGTTGAGCGCCACGACACCCGTCGGCTCCCGGTACGGGTCGAGCCAGGGGCAGCCCTACCTGAACCTGCGCCCGCGGGCCGACACGCCGACGACTCCGTCGACCACGACCTACACGTTCGAGCGCCCCACCCCCGCGAGCGGGTGGACGTTCGTGCTGGGGGACATCGACGCAGACCAGGTGACGGTCGTCGCGCGGGGTGGAGGTGGCCGGCTCCTGACGGGCGCCGAGCTGGGCTACCAGGGCGGGTTCAACTACTGCGCCGTCACCCCGAGCCCCGCCTGCACGGGGACGGACGTCCCGACGTGGGACCCCGCCACGGGTGTGCTGCGGGGGAACGCGACCGCGACCGACACGTCGGGGGCCACGGGCTGGTTCGAGCCCACGGTGCCCGTCACGAGCCTGACGTTCCTGTTCCAGCAGCGGTCCGGGCTCCCGGTCTTCCAGACCTGGTTCGCCTCGCTCGCGCGCGACGTCACCGGGACGGTCGCGCTGCAGGGCGCGGGTCCGGTGGGCGGCGCGAGGCTCACGCTCCTGTCCCCCGACGGTGTCCGGCTCGCGACCACGACCTCGGGGACCGACGGCACGTACTCGTTCGCCGGGTACACCGCGGCGGACGGCTACACGGTCGAGGTCGCCCCGCCGCCTGCCCCGACGGGCCAGGCGGGGTACGTCGTGGTCGGCCCCGGCGCCCTGCCGGCCGACCTCGCCGCGACCGACGCGAGCGGAGTCGACTTCACGGTCCGGCCGATCGTCCCCGTCCCGGTCGGAGGAACCGTCCTGACCGATGACGGGACACCGGTCCCGGGAGCCACGATCACGATCACGGGGGCGAGCGGGCCGATCACGGCCGTGACCGACTCGAACGGGACCTACCTCGTGGACCAGGTCGCGGTCGGGCAGCACACCGTGACCGTGACACCGCCGCCCGGGTACACGGTGGACGAGCCGAGCCGGTCGTTCGAGGTGCTCCCGGGGGACGAGGCGCTGCGCACCGTGAGCTTCGTGGCCTCAGCCCTGCCGTCGGTCTCCGGGACGGTCACGGCGGGCGGACAGGGCGTCGCGGGGACCCTGGTGACCTTCACGGGCCCGGGCGGCGCGACGGGCAGCACCCTCACGGCCGCGGACGGCACGTACCGGTTCGACCTCCTCCCCGCCGGTCCGTACACGGTCACGGTCGATCCCCCGCCCGGCTTCACGGTGGACGGGCCGGGATCGCGTGCGGTCACGCTGGGAGCGGCGGACGTGACCGGGATCGACTTCACGCTCGCCCGGCCGGGCGCGATCGGGGGCACGGTCACGGCCGACGACGGCGCTCCGGTCCCGGGAGCGACCGTCCTGGTCAGCGGTCCCGGCGGCGACGTCCCGCTCACGACCGGCCCGGACGGGACCTACTTCGTCGACGGGCTCGGCCCGGGCGGGTACACGATCGCGCTGGCCGTCCCGGAGGGTTTCACGAGCCCGGCACCTGCGGAGCGCACCGTGACCCTCACGAGCGCGGGCGAGTCGCGACTCGACCAGGACTTCGCGGTCGAGGTGGCGCTCCCCGTCGACCCGCCGCCGCCCGTCTCCCCCGGGACCTCTCCGGGCTCCGCCTCCGGCGTGCCGGCCCCCGGCGCCACGGTGAGCACACCCGGCCCGACGGCCCCGGCACGGCTCGCGTCCTCGGGCGCCGACCCGACCGCCCCGCTCGCGGTCGCCGCTGCGCTGACCACCGCGGGGCTCGCCCTGGTGGGCGGACGGGCGCTGCGCCGTCGGGCCTGA
- a CDS encoding (deoxy)nucleoside triphosphate pyrophosphohydrolase produces MTSRRLVVAAAVVDDLTTPRLLLAARRSRPVELAGRWEFPGGKVDPGETPVDGLHRELREELGVQVVLGDELAGPDEGGWNITDRHVMRLWLARIVAGEPEPLVEHDRLSWLPTGEWGSVDWLDGDVRIVDALSGWVAREAV; encoded by the coding sequence ATGACCTCCCGCCGTCTCGTGGTGGCCGCCGCCGTCGTCGACGACCTCACGACCCCTCGCCTGCTGCTCGCCGCCCGTCGTTCTCGGCCGGTCGAGCTCGCTGGGCGCTGGGAGTTCCCGGGGGGCAAGGTCGATCCGGGGGAGACACCCGTCGACGGGCTGCACCGCGAGCTCCGCGAGGAGCTGGGGGTGCAGGTCGTGCTCGGTGACGAGCTCGCCGGGCCCGACGAAGGTGGCTGGAACATCACGGACCGGCACGTCATGCGTCTGTGGCTCGCCCGCATCGTGGCGGGGGAGCCCGAGCCGCTCGTCGAGCACGACAGGCTGTCCTGGCTGCCGACGGGCGAGTGGGGGAGCGTCGACTGGTTGGACGGCGACGTCCGGATCGTCGACGCGCTCAGCGGCTGGGTGGCGCGGGAAGCCGTCTGA
- a CDS encoding PrsW family glutamic-type intramembrane protease: MMLNILGAVLLIVGFYAAWRLAPQRSDAPAAGWFPDPASKSPRSRLWDGQAWTARVADGAEQANRGHHFRGRFWGRWVWILAAALVVLGIGVATYQATENVHVMAVTSFLAMALVCWAFYGFVDRQLALRDVIGLRQVAAVAVASAGATFLVALNLNDLTGSIGGISLATALVGFTEETAKLLVPIALFLLGTYRNPRAGVAIGLAAGFGFAIAETTLYAYQMAAASGPAFCGGETPAVTTGSVIAAQVARIFGVSPFHWLFTGIAVAIAWRAWHLYGRKGMPAAVGGILLVMVVHSLNDTSATLGCGEPTVQSLLAMVRYVLVIVMYLVFKAWTRKHTPPQMIGSVSTGWTPKHLGEQKVSGGEAPAQGAPAREPVDG, encoded by the coding sequence ATGATGCTCAACATCCTCGGAGCGGTCCTGCTGATCGTCGGCTTCTACGCCGCATGGCGCCTCGCCCCGCAGCGCTCCGACGCCCCCGCCGCGGGCTGGTTCCCCGACCCCGCCTCCAAGTCCCCGCGCAGCCGCCTCTGGGACGGCCAGGCCTGGACGGCACGGGTCGCGGACGGCGCCGAGCAGGCGAACCGCGGCCACCACTTCCGGGGCCGGTTCTGGGGCCGGTGGGTCTGGATCCTCGCCGCCGCGCTGGTCGTGCTCGGGATCGGGGTCGCCACCTACCAGGCGACCGAGAACGTGCACGTCATGGCAGTGACGAGCTTCCTGGCGATGGCCCTCGTGTGCTGGGCGTTCTACGGGTTCGTCGATCGTCAGCTCGCGCTGCGCGACGTGATCGGGCTCCGCCAGGTCGCGGCCGTCGCGGTCGCCTCGGCCGGCGCCACGTTCCTCGTCGCCCTGAACCTCAACGACCTCACCGGTTCGATCGGCGGCATCTCGCTCGCGACGGCCCTCGTCGGGTTCACCGAGGAGACCGCCAAGCTGCTCGTCCCGATCGCGCTGTTCCTGCTCGGCACCTACCGCAACCCCCGCGCGGGTGTCGCGATCGGGCTCGCGGCCGGGTTCGGCTTCGCGATCGCGGAGACCACGTTGTACGCCTATCAGATGGCGGCCGCATCGGGCCCGGCGTTCTGCGGCGGCGAGACCCCCGCCGTCACCACCGGGTCGGTGATCGCCGCCCAGGTCGCCCGCATCTTCGGCGTCTCGCCGTTCCACTGGCTCTTCACCGGCATCGCGGTCGCGATCGCGTGGCGCGCCTGGCACCTGTACGGCCGCAAGGGGATGCCGGCCGCTGTCGGCGGGATCCTGCTCGTCATGGTCGTCCACTCGCTCAACGACACCAGCGCGACCCTGGGATGCGGCGAGCCCACGGTCCAGTCGCTCCTGGCCATGGTCCGGTACGTCCTGGTGATCGTCATGTACCTGGTCTTCAAGGCGTGGACGCGCAAGCACACACCGCCGCAGATGATCGGCTCGGTCAGCACGGGCTGGACCCCGAAGCACCTCGGCGAGCAGAAGGTCTCGGGCGGCGAGGCTCCCGCTCAGGGCGCCCCCGCCCGCGAGCCCGTCGACGGCTGA